A region from the Gemmatimonadota bacterium genome encodes:
- a CDS encoding peptide ABC transporter substrate-binding protein yields the protein MRIMRVGRRASTCGVIFVLVAAACAPSREGPAVAVVASGADLESANPLVTVHPMARQVQRYALFVTLARYAATLEPEPYFARRWEWSGDRRTLTLHLWPGLRWHDGEPTTARDVAFTLDAARDPATGYYRKGELAGIERVEALDDTTVALGFASPPPRFPLVLCELPVVPRHILEHVPRAEYRTHSFARAPVGNGPFRFVERRPRESWRFARVDDFPPALGGPAAVDQLVIAVVDEATTKFAGLASGDLDLAGISPAMAALAASDPSLRLLTYPVAFTNVLVFNTTRPPFDDARVRRAISAAVDRGRLVEVALQGMGVATSGPVFPGHVAWDSTQQHANAAALLDSAGYTMVDGQRRRGGVPLTFALRSVGSGDNAMEQLIQADLRAIGVVVTLQQVELGTFLRDARAEPRAFDVLLTGIPGDLALSHVAAMFATSQRGGALDYASFHSARLDSLLDRAAQATGPALGAAWRAVSAELREESPVAWLYHSRGVQGARRELQGIEMDLRGELVSVTRWHFGAPARVVRP from the coding sequence ATGCGCATAATGCGCGTTGGCCGCCGGGCGTCAACGTGCGGCGTCATCTTCGTGCTGGTGGCGGCCGCATGTGCGCCGAGCCGCGAGGGACCCGCCGTCGCGGTCGTGGCGTCCGGGGCGGACCTCGAGTCGGCCAATCCGCTCGTGACCGTTCACCCCATGGCGCGACAGGTGCAGCGGTACGCGTTGTTCGTCACCCTCGCGCGCTACGCCGCGACCCTGGAGCCTGAGCCCTACTTCGCGCGTCGGTGGGAGTGGTCGGGCGATCGTCGCACCCTCACCCTCCACCTGTGGCCGGGCCTGCGGTGGCACGACGGCGAGCCCACTACGGCTCGCGACGTGGCGTTCACCCTCGATGCAGCCCGCGATCCCGCGACAGGTTATTACCGCAAGGGCGAGTTGGCGGGGATCGAGCGCGTCGAGGCACTCGACGACACCACGGTGGCGCTCGGTTTCGCGTCGCCGCCGCCGCGTTTCCCCCTGGTCTTGTGTGAACTCCCGGTCGTCCCGCGACACATCCTTGAGCATGTCCCGCGCGCGGAGTACCGCACCCACTCGTTTGCCCGCGCGCCCGTCGGCAATGGGCCGTTTCGATTTGTCGAACGGCGCCCCCGTGAGTCCTGGCGTTTCGCCCGCGTGGACGATTTTCCGCCGGCACTCGGCGGCCCCGCGGCGGTGGACCAACTGGTAATCGCCGTGGTGGACGAGGCGACCACGAAATTCGCCGGGCTGGCCAGTGGTGACTTGGACCTCGCGGGCATCTCGCCGGCGATGGCCGCTCTTGCCGCCTCGGATCCGTCGCTGCGATTGCTCACCTATCCGGTCGCGTTCACCAACGTGCTCGTCTTCAACACCACGCGACCGCCGTTCGACGATGCGCGGGTGCGCCGGGCGATTTCCGCCGCCGTCGATCGTGGTCGACTCGTGGAGGTCGCGCTGCAGGGGATGGGGGTCGCGACGAGCGGGCCGGTCTTTCCGGGCCATGTCGCCTGGGACTCGACGCAACAACACGCGAATGCAGCGGCGCTGCTCGACAGCGCAGGCTACACGATGGTCGATGGGCAACGACGCCGTGGTGGCGTGCCCCTCACCTTCGCGCTCCGCAGTGTGGGGAGTGGTGACAACGCCATGGAACAACTGATCCAGGCCGACCTGCGCGCCATCGGGGTGGTCGTCACGCTGCAACAGGTCGAGCTGGGCACCTTCCTCCGCGACGCGCGCGCGGAGCCCCGGGCCTTCGACGTGTTGCTGACGGGGATCCCCGGCGACCTCGCCCTCAGCCATGTGGCCGCGATGTTCGCGACGTCCCAGCGCGGCGGTGCGCTCGACTACGCGTCCTTCCATTCGGCCCGCCTCGACTCGCTCCTGGACCGCGCGGCGCAAGCGACCGGTCCGGCGTTGGGTGCGGCGTGGCGCGCGGTCAGTGCCGAGCTGCGTGAGGAGTCGCCGGTGGCGTGGTTGTATCACTCGCGTGGGGTCCAGGGCGCCCGACGCGAGCTGCAGGGCATCGAGATGGACCTTCGCGGGGAGCTGGTCAGCGTGACGCGCTGGCATTTCGGCGCCCCGGCGCGCGTGGTGCGGCCATGA
- a CDS encoding ABC transporter permease: protein MPALLRRGVESILLFGFVVTLTFVLAHLAPGDATDLLIPPTATPEDVARLRASLGLDASMVGQYVRWISQVGHGDLGVSFALGEPVRDLLARSLPITLALGAVSLSLTFAIGVTAGLWQARHAGTWRDRLVSATAITVYAAPTFWLSLALVAVFTYVASRAGWPAAIRLPAMGLRDPRGTVSGLAGLFDLARHAVLPVVVLSAVGAAGISRYARAGALALAGEDWVRTARAKGADARLVWGTHILANARPTLIVLLALSLPGLVAGSVFVEGVFAWPGMGRLLLSSIGARDYPVLMGATLVYAAMVILANWLADAGIAWADPRRRT from the coding sequence GTGCCCGCCCTGCTCCGTCGCGGCGTCGAGTCCATCCTGCTGTTCGGGTTCGTCGTCACCCTCACCTTTGTGCTCGCGCATCTCGCCCCGGGAGACGCGACCGACCTCCTCATACCGCCGACGGCAACGCCGGAGGATGTGGCACGCCTGCGGGCGAGCCTGGGGCTGGATGCGTCCATGGTCGGGCAATATGTGCGATGGATCTCGCAGGTGGGGCATGGCGACCTCGGCGTTTCGTTCGCGCTGGGTGAACCTGTGCGTGACCTGCTCGCCCGGTCGCTCCCGATCACGCTGGCGTTGGGGGCCGTCTCGCTGTCGTTGACCTTTGCCATCGGCGTGACGGCTGGGCTGTGGCAGGCGCGTCATGCGGGGACATGGCGTGATCGCCTGGTGAGCGCGACCGCGATCACGGTGTACGCGGCGCCCACCTTCTGGTTGAGCCTGGCCCTGGTGGCGGTGTTCACCTACGTGGCCTCGCGCGCCGGGTGGCCGGCAGCGATCCGACTACCGGCGATGGGGCTCCGCGACCCACGTGGGACGGTCAGCGGGCTGGCCGGGCTCTTCGACCTGGCGCGCCACGCGGTACTGCCCGTGGTGGTCCTGTCGGCCGTGGGGGCCGCCGGAATCTCTCGTTATGCACGCGCTGGCGCGCTGGCGCTGGCGGGTGAGGACTGGGTGCGCACGGCACGAGCCAAGGGGGCAGATGCGCGGCTGGTGTGGGGGACGCATATCCTCGCCAATGCGCGCCCGACCTTGATCGTGTTGCTGGCGCTGTCGCTCCCCGGGCTGGTCGCCGGTTCCGTGTTTGTGGAAGGGGTCTTCGCGTGGCCGGGCATGGGCCGGCTCCTGCTCTCCAGCATTGGGGCGCGCGACTACCCGGTCTTGATGGGCGCGACCCTCGTGTACGCGGCCATGGTCATTCTCGCCAACTGGCTGGCCGATGCCGGTATCGCCTGGGCCGATCCCCGCCGCCGCACATGA
- a CDS encoding ABC transporter permease, which produces MTRTRRTAAISLGILTLAALLVPALATDDPTAITDVIARRLVPPMGRDANGSWHLLGTDRFGRDILVRTLLAARVSLLVGVVGSMLAAVVGVCVGASAAWAGRWVDRCLMSIADTFLAVPRLVLLLLCVALWSPGLSTVIVVLAVTGWMGIARLVRAEVLALRSVGFVEASRAGGARSLRTLVRHVLPNAAGPALVATTLGVGNAVLMESGLAFLGLGVQPPTPSWGNMIAGGRDLIVTAPWVALAPGLALIVTVLLCTELGDGLDPTASRTGNR; this is translated from the coding sequence ATGACGCGCACCCGCCGGACCGCGGCGATCTCCCTCGGGATCCTCACCCTCGCGGCGCTGCTCGTGCCGGCCCTCGCGACCGACGACCCCACCGCGATTACAGATGTGATCGCTCGGCGCCTCGTGCCACCGATGGGCCGGGATGCCAACGGCAGCTGGCACCTCCTTGGCACCGATCGGTTCGGCCGCGACATCCTGGTGCGCACGCTGCTCGCGGCACGCGTCTCCCTCCTGGTTGGCGTGGTCGGGTCGATGCTGGCCGCCGTGGTGGGAGTCTGCGTCGGCGCGTCCGCCGCGTGGGCGGGACGGTGGGTGGACCGCTGCCTGATGAGTATCGCGGACACCTTTCTCGCCGTGCCGCGGCTCGTGCTCCTGCTGCTGTGCGTCGCGCTCTGGTCTCCCGGGCTGTCGACGGTCATCGTGGTCCTTGCGGTGACCGGGTGGATGGGGATCGCGCGCCTCGTCCGCGCGGAGGTCCTGGCCCTGCGGTCCGTCGGGTTCGTCGAGGCCAGCCGGGCGGGGGGCGCCAGGTCCTTGCGCACCCTCGTGAGGCACGTGTTGCCTAACGCTGCCGGTCCTGCCCTGGTGGCCACGACCCTGGGGGTGGGCAACGCCGTGCTCATGGAAAGCGGGCTGGCATTCCTTGGACTCGGGGTGCAGCCGCCCACGCCCAGCTGGGGCAACATGATCGCCGGGGGACGCGACCTGATCGTGACGGCACCCTGGGTCGCCCTGGCACCAGGGCTCGCCCTCATCGTCACCGTGCTGCTCTGCACCGAGTTGGGCGATGGACTCGACCCCACCGCATCGCGAACCGGGAATCGCTGA
- a CDS encoding dodecin domain-containing protein yields the protein MSVAKVTEIISSSKKSFDDAIEVGIKRANKTLRNVKGAWVASYKVDCDKGKITNYRVTLKVTFVLAD from the coding sequence ATGTCCGTTGCCAAGGTGACCGAGATCATTTCCTCGTCGAAGAAGTCGTTTGACGACGCCATCGAAGTGGGGATCAAGCGCGCGAACAAGACGCTGCGCAACGTGAAGGGCGCCTGGGTCGCCAGCTACAAGGTGGACTGCGACAAGGGCAAGATCACGAACTATCGCGTCACCCTGAAGGTCACCTTCGTCCTCGCGGACTGA
- a CDS encoding LysM peptidoglycan-binding domain-containing protein: protein MTREEAAVPTYTIVKGDTLSKIAKRHYGDASKWKALYEANRDVIKNPDLIQIGWVIKLPQL, encoded by the coding sequence ATGACCCGTGAGGAAGCAGCCGTCCCCACGTACACGATCGTGAAGGGCGACACCTTGTCGAAGATCGCCAAGCGGCACTACGGTGACGCGAGCAAGTGGAAGGCGCTCTACGAGGCGAACCGCGACGTGATCAAGAACCCGGACCTCATCCAGATCGGGTGGGTCATCAAGCTTCCCCAGCTGTGA
- a CDS encoding superoxide dismutase codes for MPHTLAALPYAHNALEPHIDAQTMQIHHGKHHQAYVNNLNAALDTHAALHERPLEALLADLANVPEDIRTAVRNNGGGHWNHTLFWNSMAPSAGGEPTGALADAINAAFGNFGRFKEKFTAAGTGRFGSGWAWLIKEPAGLRVVSTANQDNPIMEGIAPGQVLLGLDVWEHAYYLKYQNRRPDYIGAWWNVVNWSAVSARFNG; via the coding sequence ATGCCGCACACACTCGCCGCCCTCCCGTACGCCCACAATGCGCTCGAGCCGCACATCGACGCGCAGACGATGCAGATCCACCACGGCAAGCATCACCAGGCCTACGTGAACAACCTGAACGCCGCCCTGGACACCCACGCCGCCCTCCACGAGCGCCCCCTCGAGGCATTACTCGCCGACCTGGCCAATGTCCCCGAGGACATTCGCACCGCGGTCCGCAACAACGGCGGCGGCCACTGGAACCACACCCTGTTCTGGAACTCCATGGCGCCGAGCGCCGGCGGGGAGCCCACCGGGGCTCTGGCCGACGCGATCAATGCCGCCTTCGGCAACTTCGGGCGTTTCAAGGAAAAGTTCACGGCCGCCGGCACGGGGCGATTTGGGTCCGGCTGGGCCTGGCTCATCAAGGAACCGGCGGGCCTGCGCGTGGTCTCCACCGCCAACCAGGACAACCCGATCATGGAAGGCATTGCCCCGGGCCAGGTCCTGCTCGGGCTCGATGTGTGGGAGCACGCCTACTACCTCAAGTACCAGAACCGCCGTCCGGACTACATCGGCGCGTGGTGGAACGTGGTGAACTGGTCGGCCGTATCGGCGCGGTTCAACGGGTGA
- a CDS encoding ABC transporter permease, which yields MRRPRWLVLPRHWGRVSREIDEEIAFHLAQRAGDLQRQGYPLAEAQRIAAEEFGDVDAARDELRHFDRVTVGRERSAIAWQSLADDVRGALRSLIRHRTFTAVVIAILAVGIAASASMFSLVDRLMFRPAPNIRDAGRLGHVYHTFEVPSRGTVVQQTRSYQDFRSLQGARDVFQDAGAWFTTRVTLGRDESLREASAMVTDDAFYRVVGVAPFMGRTFAPAEVQEGGADVVIVSHGFWTQELGGRSDVLGASVDILGRRFTVIGVMPRGFRGLGLAAIELFLPLHSRAPFGARGDRRWVTDASWQWLNVVVRVRDGVSPTAAAERATTLYRDLHAVAPLDRASVVHLGSVLPGRGPGTRGGVAVAFLPLAVSALLLAMATANVATLLLNRAAARRRETSVRLALGVSRARLVRAHLLEGWALGLGGAVVGLVLAAALVRTLHVLILPEADLDVARLDIRAVLVSLVAATGAGLLAGLAPVSVLWRRDLGGGFATAGRAGTSAGALRSGLVALQAAVSVALLVGATMLGRSLFNATRVELGFDPRGLYALFPDLSRVPVAERAAVQEALARQLRTTPLVQSVAASSTVPFWMNRQVRVRGESDTLPRFLDGQPSLTEADPEYFATLGVRVVRGRALLDEDTRGAARVAVVNEVMAQALAPGGEPIGRCLYYGDDVESGCVRIVGVMANTRRYSIGDDERSAQFVIPHAQGDHAGGSAILVRVQGASADLEAHLAVARRQDSRIGLIRVQSVAGQVDAQVRPFRVGAQLLSAFGIAALVLAGFGLYTVAAYDATHRAHEIGVKLALGATPGGLQRDMMRRSLGTVGLGAGVGLIAAWAASGALSPLLFKVGPHDPAPYLLAGLLSLTAGGMAGWRPSRRASRMDPLSVLRAE from the coding sequence GTGAGGCGGCCCCGCTGGCTGGTGCTCCCCCGGCACTGGGGGCGCGTCTCCCGGGAAATCGACGAGGAGATCGCCTTTCACCTGGCCCAGCGTGCCGGCGACCTCCAGCGGCAGGGGTATCCCCTCGCGGAGGCCCAGCGGATCGCGGCCGAGGAGTTCGGGGATGTCGACGCGGCCCGTGACGAGTTGCGACACTTCGATCGCGTCACCGTGGGCCGCGAACGGTCGGCGATCGCCTGGCAGTCCCTCGCCGACGATGTCCGCGGCGCCCTGCGCTCCCTGATCCGGCACCGCACCTTCACCGCGGTGGTCATCGCCATCCTGGCCGTGGGGATCGCCGCGAGCGCGAGCATGTTCTCCCTCGTTGACCGCCTGATGTTCCGGCCGGCACCCAACATCCGCGATGCGGGCCGCCTGGGACACGTGTATCACACCTTCGAGGTGCCGTCCCGCGGGACGGTGGTCCAGCAGACCCGGAGCTACCAGGACTTCCGGTCGCTCCAGGGAGCGCGCGACGTGTTCCAGGACGCCGGCGCATGGTTCACCACCCGAGTCACCCTGGGCCGCGACGAGAGCCTGCGCGAGGCGTCGGCGATGGTCACCGATGACGCCTTCTACCGGGTGGTTGGGGTCGCTCCGTTCATGGGGCGCACCTTTGCCCCCGCCGAGGTGCAAGAAGGTGGGGCCGACGTCGTGATCGTCAGTCATGGGTTCTGGACGCAGGAACTGGGGGGACGGTCGGACGTGCTCGGCGCGTCCGTCGACATCCTCGGGCGGCGGTTCACCGTGATAGGCGTCATGCCGCGCGGCTTTCGCGGCCTTGGGCTCGCGGCGATCGAGCTCTTTCTCCCCCTGCACTCGCGTGCTCCGTTCGGGGCGCGCGGCGATCGGCGCTGGGTCACGGATGCCTCGTGGCAGTGGCTGAATGTCGTGGTCCGTGTGCGCGACGGTGTCTCGCCTACCGCCGCCGCCGAGCGAGCGACGACCCTCTATCGCGACCTGCATGCGGTGGCGCCGCTCGATCGCGCATCGGTGGTGCATCTCGGTTCGGTGCTCCCGGGACGTGGCCCGGGGACGCGAGGGGGCGTGGCGGTCGCCTTCCTTCCGCTCGCGGTGAGTGCCCTCCTCCTGGCGATGGCGACGGCGAACGTCGCGACCCTGTTGTTGAATCGGGCGGCCGCCCGTCGGCGCGAGACGAGTGTACGCCTCGCGCTCGGGGTCTCCCGGGCGCGGCTGGTGCGGGCGCACCTCCTCGAAGGGTGGGCACTTGGCCTTGGCGGGGCCGTGGTCGGGCTGGTGTTGGCCGCTGCGCTCGTGCGGACGCTCCACGTCCTGATCCTTCCCGAGGCGGACCTGGACGTTGCGCGCCTGGACATCCGAGCCGTCCTTGTGTCGTTAGTCGCGGCGACGGGGGCGGGGCTGCTTGCGGGCCTGGCGCCGGTCTCGGTGTTGTGGCGGCGGGACCTCGGTGGCGGCTTTGCGACGGCCGGGCGTGCGGGAACCTCCGCCGGCGCCCTTCGGAGCGGCCTGGTGGCGCTCCAGGCCGCAGTCTCCGTCGCCCTGCTCGTCGGCGCCACCATGCTCGGGCGCAGCCTGTTCAACGCCACCCGGGTGGAACTGGGCTTCGACCCCCGTGGACTCTACGCCCTGTTCCCGGATCTCTCGCGTGTGCCGGTGGCCGAGCGCGCCGCCGTGCAGGAGGCCCTGGCGAGGCAGCTTCGGACCACCCCATTGGTCCAGTCGGTGGCCGCGAGCAGCACCGTGCCGTTCTGGATGAACCGCCAGGTCCGCGTGCGTGGCGAGTCCGACACGCTCCCGCGCTTTCTCGACGGGCAACCGTCGCTCACCGAGGCGGATCCGGAGTACTTCGCCACGCTCGGGGTCCGGGTGGTGCGCGGTCGTGCGCTCCTCGACGAGGACACGCGCGGGGCGGCGCGCGTGGCGGTGGTGAACGAGGTGATGGCGCAGGCGCTGGCGCCGGGCGGCGAGCCGATCGGCCGGTGCCTGTACTACGGGGATGACGTGGAGTCCGGGTGTGTGCGGATCGTTGGGGTGATGGCCAACACCCGGCGGTACTCGATCGGGGACGACGAGCGCAGTGCGCAGTTTGTCATCCCGCACGCCCAGGGGGACCACGCCGGAGGATCGGCCATCCTGGTGCGCGTCCAGGGGGCGTCGGCCGACCTCGAGGCCCACCTCGCCGTCGCGCGGCGTCAGGACAGCCGCATCGGGCTGATCCGCGTGCAGTCTGTCGCGGGGCAGGTCGACGCCCAGGTCCGGCCGTTTCGCGTGGGGGCCCAGCTGCTCTCGGCGTTCGGGATCGCGGCCCTGGTGCTCGCGGGGTTCGGCCTGTACACCGTGGCGGCGTACGATGCGACCCATCGCGCGCACGAAATCGGGGTCAAGCTCGCCCTGGGCGCGACGCCGGGGGGGCTGCAACGCGACATGATGCGGCGCAGCCTGGGCACGGTGGGGTTGGGGGCCGGCGTGGGGCTCATCGCGGCTTGGGCCGCGAGCGGCGCGTTGTCGCCCCTGCTGTTCAAGGTGGGGCCGCACGATCCGGCGCCGTACCTGTTGGCCGGGCTGCTCTCCCTGACGGCAGGAGGGATGGCCGGATGGCGTCCCTCGCGGCGTGCGAGTCGCATGGACCCGCTCAGTGTGCTCCGTGCCGAGTGA
- a CDS encoding PadR family transcriptional regulator, with protein sequence MADDLELMQGTLDVLVLRALLWGERHGYAVARWIRESSRDALTIEDRALYVALHRLEARGAVSSSWGVSENNRRARYYALTATGRRLLRTETDRWSRYVAAVGAVLIANADGGAA encoded by the coding sequence ATGGCGGACGATCTCGAGCTGATGCAGGGCACGCTGGACGTGCTCGTGCTCCGGGCCCTCCTGTGGGGCGAACGACACGGGTACGCGGTCGCCCGGTGGATCCGCGAAAGCAGCCGGGACGCGCTGACCATCGAGGATCGGGCGCTGTACGTCGCGTTGCATCGGCTCGAGGCGCGCGGCGCCGTGTCGAGCAGCTGGGGGGTCTCCGAGAACAACCGACGCGCGCGGTACTACGCGCTCACCGCAACCGGGCGTCGCCTCCTGCGCACGGAGACCGATCGCTGGAGCCGATACGTGGCGGCGGTAGGCGCGGTGCTCATCGCCAATGCCGACGGGGGGGCCGCGTGA
- the speA gene encoding biosynthetic arginine decarboxylase, which translates to MTSTRPTATPPAAAPEAPAPTWTVEDARALYNIEGWGAGFFDINPQGRVVVRPDANHTGRAVDLYELAVDLEAQGIQLPVLFRFSDILQKRIETLSEGFAAAMKEWEYGGGYTTVYPIKVNQQRHVVEEIVEFGQKHGVGLECGSKPELQAVLGLAESTEHIIVCNGYKDEEFMRLALMGQKLGHNVFIVVEQLSELEVLLAAAEDLGVRPNAGVRIKLASEGAGRWAQSGGEKSKFGLNTAELMKLIDRLRELGQADILKLVHFHLGSQITDIRYIKTGLQEISRFYIELHKMGIGITHVDVGGGLGVDYDGTNSTNQASVNYTLQEYASDVIYTFAELCRENELPMPHIISESGRALTAHHALLLLRVTDVETQGHFTEPSLTEDDHILLHEMVEDYRTLAKKKLPKRKVIEIYHDASFDKEKAQQLFNSGVLSLRDRAIAETTYMATMARIAQVVLENGKGFEEIIPQVEASRVDRYFCNFSLFQSLPDSWAIDQLFPIMPIHRLDERPDRRGTIQDMSCDSDGKIDRFVGGKEGKPSLELHHFRDGEDYILGIFLTGAYQEILGDLHNLFGDTNAVHVRLTDTGYELTHLVRGDTVTEVLDYVEFTASDLLTTFRRKVGNARDLTRQEANTFIAEYVAGLEGYTYLEGEAAR; encoded by the coding sequence ATGACCAGCACTCGACCCACTGCGACGCCACCGGCGGCCGCCCCAGAAGCTCCGGCTCCCACCTGGACCGTGGAGGACGCCCGCGCCCTCTACAACATCGAGGGATGGGGCGCCGGCTTCTTCGATATCAACCCGCAGGGACGCGTCGTCGTCCGACCGGACGCCAATCACACGGGACGCGCCGTCGACTTGTACGAGCTGGCGGTCGACCTCGAGGCGCAGGGGATCCAGCTCCCGGTCCTCTTCCGTTTCTCGGACATCCTCCAGAAACGGATCGAGACGCTGAGCGAGGGATTCGCCGCCGCCATGAAGGAGTGGGAGTACGGCGGCGGGTACACCACGGTCTACCCCATCAAGGTCAACCAGCAGCGCCACGTGGTGGAGGAAATCGTCGAGTTCGGCCAGAAACATGGCGTCGGGCTCGAGTGTGGCTCCAAGCCGGAGCTCCAGGCGGTCCTCGGCCTGGCGGAGAGCACCGAGCACATCATTGTGTGTAACGGCTACAAGGACGAGGAGTTCATGCGCCTCGCCCTCATGGGGCAAAAGCTCGGGCACAATGTGTTCATTGTTGTCGAGCAGCTTTCCGAGCTCGAGGTGCTCCTGGCGGCGGCGGAGGACCTCGGGGTTCGTCCCAACGCTGGTGTGCGCATCAAGCTCGCCTCCGAGGGCGCTGGGCGTTGGGCGCAGAGCGGCGGCGAAAAGAGCAAGTTCGGGCTCAATACGGCCGAGCTCATGAAGCTCATCGATCGGCTGCGCGAGCTCGGCCAGGCCGACATCCTCAAGCTGGTGCACTTCCACCTCGGCTCGCAGATCACCGACATCCGGTATATCAAGACCGGGCTGCAGGAGATCTCCCGTTTCTACATCGAGCTGCACAAGATGGGGATCGGGATCACGCATGTGGACGTGGGCGGTGGGCTGGGGGTCGACTACGACGGGACCAACTCCACCAACCAGGCCAGCGTCAACTACACCCTGCAGGAATACGCCAGCGACGTCATTTACACGTTCGCTGAGCTGTGTCGGGAGAACGAACTCCCGATGCCGCACATCATCAGCGAGTCCGGCCGGGCCCTCACCGCGCACCACGCCCTCTTGCTGCTCCGCGTCACCGACGTGGAGACCCAGGGGCACTTCACGGAGCCGTCGCTGACTGAGGACGACCATATCCTGCTGCACGAGATGGTGGAGGACTACCGCACGCTGGCAAAGAAAAAGCTGCCCAAGCGCAAGGTCATCGAGATCTACCACGACGCCTCGTTCGACAAGGAAAAGGCGCAACAGTTGTTCAATAGCGGGGTGTTGTCCCTCCGCGACCGAGCGATTGCCGAGACGACGTATATGGCGACCATGGCGCGCATCGCCCAGGTCGTCCTGGAGAACGGCAAGGGGTTCGAGGAGATCATTCCCCAGGTCGAGGCCAGCCGGGTCGACCGCTACTTCTGCAATTTCTCGCTCTTCCAGTCGCTGCCGGACAGCTGGGCCATCGACCAGCTGTTCCCGATCATGCCCATTCATCGCCTGGATGAGCGCCCGGATCGCCGGGGGACGATCCAGGACATGTCCTGCGACTCCGACGGCAAGATCGATCGCTTCGTCGGGGGCAAGGAAGGGAAGCCCAGCCTGGAGCTGCACCATTTCCGCGATGGGGAGGACTACATCCTGGGCATCTTCCTCACGGGGGCCTACCAGGAGATCCTGGGGGACCTGCACAACCTCTTTGGCGACACCAACGCGGTGCACGTGCGTCTTACGGACACCGGGTACGAACTCACCCACCTCGTGCGCGGCGACACGGTGACCGAGGTGCTCGACTACGTCGAGTTCACGGCGTCCGACCTGCTCACCACCTTCCGTCGCAAGGTGGGGAACGCCCGGGACCTCACCCGGCAGGAAGCGAACACCTTCATCGCCGAGTACGTCGCCGGGCTCGAGGGATACACCTACCTCGAGGGCGAGGCCGCCCGCTAG